GTTTTCTTTAGGCACCCAATACAGGCTTTACAGACGTATCCTTCTCTCTTTGGAATACCAGCAGCATACCCTGAAAAATCTTTCCTTAAAAAACAGCAGTTTTGATTTTGACGTTTTTAAGACTAATAATACCTTTGCAGAAAGAAAAATCAGTTTCGGGATTTCCTATATGATTTCCAGGCCCTGATTTGTATAACCTATTTATTTCCGCATGATTTATTTCAAATTCCCATTCGATGAAAAACTGTATTCCACAGATGAAAGCTCACAGGACAGCCAGATAAGTTTCTACTCTTTCGATGGCCTTCATCAGATTAAATGTCAGGGGAAAATTACTGAAATAAGTCCTGAAGCTTTTGACAATGCTGCCATCAGCAGCGAACTTCTGTCAAAAGACAATAACGGTTACACCGCGGAAACAAAAGAAGAATATATACAGAATTTACACAAGGTCATTGATATCATCAAAGACCATAAATTACCCAAAATGGTGTATTCAAGAAGGAAGATATTCGTGGATTTTAATGAATTGAATGTAAAAGAAAGCTTCAAAAACCTGTGCAGATCTTATCCCAATGCCTTCAGGTACCTTTTAATCAACGGTGATAATTCATGGATGGGTGCCTTTTCTGAAGTCCTTGGAAAGTTTAATAAACATACCTGTGATTTTAAAACAATGAGCCTTGCAGGTACGCTTCCGGTTTCGGAAGACTGGTCGGAAAAAGAAATTGAAGAGCAGAAACCGGTAACAGACTATATCAGGGATATTTTAAGCCGACATTCTGAAAGACCAGAAGAATCTGCTACCCATGACCACATTTCAGGGGGCATCAAGCATCTGAGGACAGACTTCAAGGTAAAAATAAAAGAAGAAGACCTGGATTCTATTATTCAGGAACTGCACCCTACCCCTGCCGTATGCGGTATCCCGAAAGTATTCTGTAAGGAACATATTCAGAAGCTGGAAAAATTTCCACGGGAACTGTATGCAGGCTATATTAAAATCGAAACCGAAGAAACCGTGCAGTATTTTGTTAACCTGCGCTGTTCCAAATTGTACCGCAATTCCGTTCATGTATTTGTGGGCGGCGGCATTACAGTTCAAAGCAGCCCGGAAAAAGAATGGGTTGAAACAGAGCTTAAATCCGAAGCGGTTCTGAAAAATTTAGCGGTTTCCTGATAAATCGGTCAGACACTTTTAACGTAAA
The sequence above is a segment of the Chryseobacterium sp. JJR-5R genome. Coding sequences within it:
- a CDS encoding chorismate-binding protein — translated: MIYFKFPFDEKLYSTDESSQDSQISFYSFDGLHQIKCQGKITEISPEAFDNAAISSELLSKDNNGYTAETKEEYIQNLHKVIDIIKDHKLPKMVYSRRKIFVDFNELNVKESFKNLCRSYPNAFRYLLINGDNSWMGAFSEVLGKFNKHTCDFKTMSLAGTLPVSEDWSEKEIEEQKPVTDYIRDILSRHSERPEESATHDHISGGIKHLRTDFKVKIKEEDLDSIIQELHPTPAVCGIPKVFCKEHIQKLEKFPRELYAGYIKIETEETVQYFVNLRCSKLYRNSVHVFVGGGITVQSSPEKEWVETELKSEAVLKNLAVS